The following proteins are co-located in the Pseudomonas sp. ATCC 13867 genome:
- a CDS encoding TIR domain-containing protein, with product MFRRSRLDRHGVLILPNVFFSYCHAEEALRNQLEKQLAMLKRQGVIETWHDRRIGAGQEIDQVIDEHINSDEIILLQVSPDFLASDYCYDIEMTRATQHTGVG from the coding sequence ATGTTCCGTCGATCACGCCTTGATCGACATGGAGTTTTAATCTTACCAAACGTCTTCTTCTCCTACTGCCACGCCGAAGAGGCGCTACGAAACCAATTGGAAAAGCAGCTTGCAATGCTGAAGCGCCAAGGGGTGATCGAGACATGGCACGATCGTAGGATCGGTGCAGGTCAGGAGATCGACCAGGTTATCGACGAACACATCAACAGCGACGAGATCATCCTGCTCCAGGTGAGCCCGGATTTCCTTGCTTCCGACTACTGCTACGACATTGAAATGACGCGGGCTACGCAACACACAGGCGTAGGTTGA
- a CDS encoding histone-like nucleoid-structuring protein, MvaT/MvaU family translates to MSRLAEFRAAEKALAEQLAHLESLKNDSGLKKEIEFEEQLRSLMREYEKSLKDVLSILDPAQAGMGRPSRRTDAQRKARELKVYQNPHTGEIVETKGGNHRVLRGWKSEFGSDVVESWRQA, encoded by the coding sequence ATGTCCCGTCTTGCAGAGTTTCGTGCGGCCGAAAAGGCGCTTGCCGAGCAATTGGCCCATTTGGAGTCACTCAAAAATGACTCTGGCCTGAAAAAAGAAATCGAGTTCGAAGAGCAGCTAAGGAGCCTCATGCGTGAGTACGAAAAAAGCCTGAAAGACGTGCTCTCTATTCTTGATCCGGCTCAGGCAGGTATGGGCCGACCCAGCCGGCGGACGGATGCTCAACGTAAAGCGCGAGAGCTTAAGGTCTACCAAAACCCACACACTGGCGAGATTGTTGAGACCAAAGGTGGTAACCATCGAGTCTTACGCGGTTGGAAAAGTGAGTTTGGATCTGACGTCGTTGAATCATGGCGCCAGGCGTGA
- a CDS encoding OST-HTH/LOTUS domain-containing protein, whose protein sequence is MDEQVNEGLAALQGLVSQKMGRCILRLQQVELLTKAMLSYSSIEGPAEELSANLEKRKKALANKTLGQLVSDFVASYARPLEKDDIPEDLPGDATRCYVRMSCRVQLESDDHTGLKDALTSLVTLRNDLVHHFMERFNVFSPDGCAAAIAHLDAAFAEIETQDRALRAMAKSMDEARQEMGAFLASEAGSDMIVYGIMPGDGPMHWPSTTVVQWLLNAELACAVNGWTRLSDAIRHIEQRNQGLTPRKYGCTTWRQVVHESRLFQTERRREQQVDGSALWYRSKPQL, encoded by the coding sequence TTGGACGAGCAGGTGAACGAGGGGCTCGCCGCCCTCCAGGGCTTGGTCAGCCAAAAGATGGGGCGGTGCATCCTCCGTCTCCAGCAGGTAGAGCTATTGACTAAGGCGATGCTGAGCTACAGCAGCATTGAGGGGCCGGCCGAGGAGCTGTCGGCTAACTTGGAGAAGCGCAAGAAGGCCTTAGCCAACAAAACATTGGGCCAACTCGTTAGCGATTTCGTTGCTTCCTATGCACGTCCCCTGGAAAAAGACGACATCCCAGAGGATCTCCCCGGCGATGCCACGCGATGCTATGTCCGAATGTCGTGCCGCGTTCAACTGGAGAGTGATGACCACACCGGTCTGAAAGACGCGCTCACGAGCCTGGTCACACTTCGAAATGACCTCGTGCATCACTTCATGGAGCGGTTCAATGTGTTCAGTCCCGATGGTTGCGCGGCGGCCATCGCCCATCTGGACGCTGCCTTCGCCGAAATCGAGACGCAGGATCGCGCACTTCGCGCCATGGCCAAATCAATGGATGAGGCCCGGCAAGAAATGGGGGCCTTTCTCGCCTCAGAGGCGGGTAGCGACATGATCGTCTACGGCATTATGCCGGGCGACGGCCCCATGCACTGGCCATCGACGACTGTCGTGCAGTGGCTGCTGAACGCCGAGCTGGCCTGTGCCGTCAACGGATGGACGCGGCTGTCGGATGCGATCCGTCACATTGAGCAGCGGAACCAGGGGCTCACACCGAGAAAGTACGGCTGCACAACGTGGCGCCAGGTAGTGCATGAGTCGAGGCTCTTCCAGACTGAGCGGCGCCGAGAGCAACAGGTCGATGGATCCGCTCTTTGGTATCGTAGCAAGCCGCAGCTCTAA